From the genome of Sphingomonas sp. HMP6, one region includes:
- a CDS encoding N-acetylmuramoyl-L-alanine amidase, with protein MSFVLALLACWFAGAPGWAASVERIDVKHDRIVIRFDSAVADASSFVLAAPRRIAIDITGAQPGGDVETGGAVAQVRQAAHGDGGTRVVFDLAQPALVTEGVFGRDGRELTLELQTVDDATFARAAGERRLRFLPPFNMGLVQATERYAVSVPIPPAPRDARLPRIYGDDDSRPLVVIDAGHGGVDPGAISPLDGRREKDLTLKIARAIRDELLKSGRVRVALTRDDDRFLVLQERYGIARKLRADLFISIHCDSVGSGNASGASVYTLSEVASDKESAKLAARENKADIIAGVNLGATSADISSILIDLTQRETMNNSASFARLLGREAQPLIPVKPNFHRMASLMVLKAPDMPSILFETGYISNPRDADFIDSADGRRKIAQSIERAVEVHFARRMASNS; from the coding sequence GTGTCGTTTGTTCTCGCTTTGCTCGCCTGCTGGTTCGCCGGTGCCCCCGGTTGGGCAGCGTCGGTCGAGCGGATCGATGTCAAACACGATCGCATCGTCATCCGCTTCGATTCCGCGGTGGCCGATGCGTCGAGCTTCGTGCTGGCGGCACCGCGTCGCATCGCCATCGACATCACGGGCGCGCAGCCCGGCGGCGACGTGGAGACCGGTGGCGCGGTCGCCCAGGTGCGCCAAGCGGCGCACGGTGACGGTGGGACGCGCGTGGTGTTCGATCTCGCGCAGCCGGCGCTTGTCACCGAAGGCGTGTTCGGCCGCGACGGACGCGAACTGACGCTGGAATTGCAGACCGTCGATGATGCGACGTTCGCACGCGCCGCCGGGGAGCGCCGTTTGCGCTTCCTGCCGCCGTTCAACATGGGGCTGGTGCAGGCGACTGAACGCTATGCCGTGTCGGTGCCGATCCCGCCCGCGCCGCGCGATGCACGGCTGCCGCGGATTTATGGCGACGATGACAGCCGTCCGCTGGTGGTGATCGACGCAGGCCATGGCGGCGTCGATCCAGGCGCGATCTCGCCACTCGACGGGCGGCGCGAAAAGGACCTGACGCTGAAGATTGCCCGGGCGATCCGCGATGAGCTGCTAAAATCGGGCCGGGTGCGTGTGGCGTTGACGCGCGACGACGATCGCTTTCTGGTTTTGCAGGAACGCTATGGCATTGCGCGAAAGCTGCGCGCCGATCTGTTCATCTCGATCCATTGCGACAGCGTCGGATCAGGAAATGCATCGGGTGCGTCGGTCTACACCCTGTCCGAGGTCGCGTCCGACAAGGAATCGGCGAAGCTCGCCGCGCGCGAGAACAAGGCCGACATCATCGCCGGCGTAAACCTCGGCGCGACCTCGGCCGACATCTCGTCAATCCTGATCGACCTGACACAGCGCGAGACGATGAACAATTCGGCAAGCTTCGCGCGCCTGCTCGGTCGCGAGGCGCAGCCGCTGATTCCGGTCAAGCCGAACTTCCACCGCATGGCATCGCTGATGGTGCTCAAAGCGCCCGACATGCCCTCGATCCTGTTCGAGACCGGCTATATCTCCAATCCGCGCGATGCCGATTTCATCGACAGCGCGGACGGACGTCGCAAAATCGCGCAGAGCATCGAACGCGCTGTGGAGGTGCATTTCGCGCGGCGCATGGCATCCAATAGCTAA
- a CDS encoding Rne/Rng family ribonuclease encodes MTMRMLIDARHREETRVAVVKGNRIEEFDFESAERKQLKGNIYLAKVTRVEPSLQAAFIDYGGNRHGFLAFSEIHPDYYQIPKEDRDALLREEAEHAAEEAALRAQQDAEDELHGDDQDDDGFEGDSDGDDVTIEHDDGDSESETEIVSEGESRGGRGRGRRKRSASDDAADDLRERRTNLRHRYKIQDVIRRRQVLLVQVVKEERGNKGAALTTYLSLAGRYCVLMPNTSHGGGISRKISNAGDRKRLKSIMADMKLPPSMGCIVRTAGLQRTRVEIKRDFDYLARLWDGIRETTLSSSAPALVYGDSDLMKRAIRDIYNKDIDEVIVEGEEGYRHAKEFMKLLMPSHARKVKHYSDPVPLFQRAGVEEQLSAMYHPLVQLKSGGYLVINPTEALVSIDINSGRSTREHSIEQTATATNLEAAAEIARQLRLRDMAGLVVIDFIDMDNSSNNRKVEKAMKEALKNDRARIQIGRISSFGLMEMSRQRLRTGVLEASTRPCPHCEGSGFVRTASSSGLSALRLLEDEAAQGRGSQLLLRASQEAAFYLLNRKRAELAEIEERYGVMIEVAPDGEQEGARMSVEVGGPPPAYRPRFEAAIEEIEEEFVEEEIEDEIEEEEVEQPRAPREPRSDRPERAAAGDDEGGSRRRRRRRGRRGRARPEGEGAEGEQIVGDQVEGEELETVDGAELEEGAEAPIAASEEGEGGEGGRRRRGRRGRRGGRRNEGEQASDEQTADAAADAPIDETVAAVSEAPVEVEAEVEAEPEAEAPKKGRRRPRARDAEPKAAPKKAAPAVKAEAEAPPAAEVEVGTKPKRSRRKAKPAEADAAPVEAEAEAEAETSSAMMDVPVSEEPAPKPKRSRKPKATGAEVVAPVEAEAESEAGAPAIPLAVEVATAEPSAPDAPEAGATSGEIDPDPGEAGSPRRGWWQRTFGA; translated from the coding sequence ATGACAATGCGTATGCTGATCGACGCACGGCACCGGGAGGAAACCCGGGTCGCGGTCGTCAAAGGGAATCGAATCGAAGAGTTTGATTTCGAATCTGCCGAGCGGAAACAGCTCAAGGGAAATATCTATCTTGCCAAGGTGACCCGGGTCGAACCGTCGTTGCAGGCGGCGTTCATCGATTACGGCGGCAATCGCCACGGGTTCCTGGCGTTCAGCGAAATCCACCCCGATTATTATCAGATTCCGAAGGAAGATCGCGACGCGTTGTTGCGCGAAGAGGCCGAACATGCCGCCGAGGAAGCCGCCCTGCGCGCGCAGCAGGATGCCGAGGACGAACTGCACGGCGACGATCAGGACGATGACGGCTTCGAAGGCGATTCAGACGGCGACGACGTCACGATCGAGCATGACGACGGCGATTCCGAGTCGGAGACCGAAATCGTATCCGAAGGCGAGAGCCGGGGCGGGCGTGGCCGTGGCCGCCGCAAGCGCAGCGCATCGGACGATGCCGCCGACGATCTGCGCGAACGCCGCACCAATCTGCGCCACCGTTACAAGATCCAGGACGTCATTCGCCGCCGCCAGGTGCTGCTCGTCCAAGTCGTAAAGGAAGAGCGCGGCAACAAGGGCGCGGCGCTGACCACCTATCTGTCGCTCGCCGGGCGCTATTGCGTGTTGATGCCCAACACGTCGCATGGCGGCGGGATCAGCCGCAAGATTTCGAACGCGGGCGACCGCAAGCGTTTGAAGTCGATCATGGCCGACATGAAGCTGCCCCCGTCGATGGGTTGCATCGTGCGCACCGCCGGGCTGCAACGCACCCGCGTCGAGATCAAGCGCGACTTCGATTATCTGGCGCGACTGTGGGACGGGATTCGCGAGACGACGCTGTCGTCCTCCGCCCCGGCGCTGGTGTATGGCGACAGCGACCTGATGAAGCGCGCGATCCGCGATATCTATAACAAGGACATCGACGAGGTGATCGTCGAGGGCGAGGAGGGGTATCGCCACGCCAAGGAGTTCATGAAGCTCCTGATGCCCAGTCATGCGCGCAAGGTGAAGCATTACAGCGATCCGGTCCCGCTGTTCCAGCGCGCCGGGGTCGAGGAGCAATTGTCCGCGATGTACCACCCGTTGGTGCAGTTGAAGTCGGGCGGCTACCTCGTCATCAACCCGACCGAGGCGTTGGTGTCGATCGACATCAACTCGGGCCGTTCGACGCGCGAACATTCGATCGAGCAGACCGCGACCGCGACGAATCTGGAGGCTGCGGCCGAAATCGCACGCCAGTTGCGCTTGCGCGACATGGCCGGGCTCGTCGTGATCGATTTCATCGACATGGATAACAGCTCGAACAACCGCAAGGTTGAGAAGGCGATGAAGGAGGCGCTGAAGAACGATCGTGCGCGCATCCAGATCGGTCGCATTTCGTCCTTCGGGCTGATGGAGATGAGCCGCCAGCGGCTGCGCACCGGCGTGCTCGAAGCGTCGACGCGTCCGTGCCCGCATTGTGAGGGGTCGGGCTTCGTCCGCACCGCATCGTCGTCGGGCCTGTCGGCGCTGCGCTTGCTCGAAGACGAAGCCGCGCAGGGTCGCGGGTCGCAGCTGTTGCTGCGCGCGAGCCAGGAAGCCGCCTTCTATCTGCTCAACCGCAAGCGTGCGGAACTGGCAGAGATCGAGGAACGCTATGGCGTGATGATCGAAGTCGCGCCCGACGGCGAGCAGGAAGGCGCGCGCATGTCGGTCGAGGTCGGCGGTCCGCCGCCCGCCTATCGTCCGCGTTTCGAAGCTGCGATCGAGGAAATCGAGGAAGAGTTCGTCGAAGAGGAAATCGAAGACGAAATCGAGGAAGAGGAAGTCGAGCAGCCGCGCGCACCCCGCGAACCGCGCAGTGACCGGCCTGAGCGCGCAGCCGCGGGGGACGATGAGGGTGGCTCGCGTCGCCGTCGCCGTCGTCGCGGACGCCGCGGTCGTGCGCGCCCCGAGGGCGAAGGGGCCGAGGGCGAGCAAATCGTCGGCGATCAGGTTGAGGGCGAAGAGCTTGAGACCGTCGACGGTGCCGAGCTGGAAGAGGGTGCCGAGGCTCCCATCGCAGCATCCGAAGAGGGTGAAGGCGGCGAGGGCGGTCGTCGCCGGCGTGGTCGTCGCGGTCGTCGTGGCGGCCGTCGCAATGAAGGCGAGCAAGCTTCAGACGAGCAGACTGCCGATGCCGCTGCCGATGCACCGATCGACGAGACCGTCGCTGCGGTAAGCGAAGCGCCGGTCGAGGTTGAAGCCGAAGTCGAAGCCGAGCCCGAGGCGGAGGCGCCCAAAAAGGGTCGCCGTCGCCCGCGTGCCCGGGACGCCGAGCCAAAGGCTGCGCCGAAGAAAGCGGCTCCGGCTGTGAAGGCAGAGGCTGAAGCACCGCCAGCGGCCGAGGTGGAAGTTGGGACCAAGCCCAAGCGCAGCCGTCGCAAGGCCAAGCCCGCGGAGGCCGACGCGGCTCCCGTCGAAGCCGAAGCTGAAGCTGAAGCTGAGACGAGCAGCGCGATGATGGATGTGCCGGTTTCGGAAGAGCCTGCCCCCAAGCCAAAGCGGAGCCGCAAGCCTAAGGCGACCGGCGCAGAGGTAGTCGCACCGGTCGAGGCCGAAGCTGAATCCGAAGCGGGGGCTCCGGCGATCCCGCTCGCAGTCGAAGTCGCGACGGCGGAGCCGAGCGCGCCGGACGCGCCGGAAGCCGGCGCGACGAGCGGCGAGATCGATCCCGATCCGGGCGAAGCCGGCAGCCCGCGTCGCGGCTGGTGGCAGCGCACCTTCGGGGCGTGA